The Palaemon carinicauda isolate YSFRI2023 chromosome 33, ASM3689809v2, whole genome shotgun sequence genome contains a region encoding:
- the RpL27A gene encoding large ribosomal subunit protein uL15, with translation MATHKKKTRKLRGHVSHGHGRIGKHRKHPGGRGNAGGQHHHRINFDKYHPGYFGKVGMRNFHVRPNQKWCPIINLDKIWSLVSTQTRTQFKDPKISKGRAPVINCVKSGYYKVLGKGKLPKQPVIVKAKFFSRKAEQKIKSVGGCCVLVA, from the exons ATG GCCACCCATAAGAAGAAAACCAGAAAGTTGCGTGGCCACGTCAGCCATGGTCATGGCCGAATTG GTAAGCACCGCAAGCATCCTGGAGGTCGCGGTAACGCCGGTGGCCAACATCACCACAGAATAAACTTTGATAAATACCATCCAGGTTATTTTGGTAAG GTTGGTATGAGAAATTTCCACGTCAGGCCCAACCAGAAGTGGTGTCCCATCATTAATCTTGATAAGATTTGGTCCTTGGTATCGACACAGACTAGAACGCAGTTCAAAGACCCCAAAATCAGTAAAGGAAGGGCACCTGTCATAAACTGTGTGAAATCG GGATACTATAAGGTACTTGGTAAGGGAAAACTCCCCAAGCAGCCAGTCATTGTGAAAGCAAAGTTCTTTTCAAGAAAAGCTGAACAGAAGATTAAGTCAGTTGGTGGCTGCTGTGTACTAGTTGCATAG